From Paenibacillus polymyxa, the proteins below share one genomic window:
- a CDS encoding metallophosphoesterase: MKKAKYNPSQDKLILLGDYVDRGQKSRQMVEQVMQLRNEWGVIALKGNHDDMFVAAINNEIEELDAQWLNNGGFQTIESYCGISFFEEGFEWEQYIKAKEFIRKHYQHHIDFLESLPLYHETDKYIFVHAGVNPFYEDWRNQPESDFIWIRDIFFNNKTGLEKKIVFGHTPCIHLHDREDIWFDPKGDKIGIDGACAYGLQMNLLEITEEGTYIEHCVRRGEIHD; the protein is encoded by the coding sequence TTGAAAAAAGCAAAGTACAATCCTTCTCAGGATAAACTCATTCTACTTGGAGATTATGTTGATCGAGGACAGAAGAGTAGGCAGATGGTTGAGCAAGTAATGCAACTTCGTAATGAATGGGGTGTAATTGCTCTCAAGGGGAATCATGACGATATGTTTGTGGCTGCAATAAATAATGAAATTGAAGAATTAGATGCCCAATGGCTTAATAATGGTGGATTTCAAACTATAGAGAGTTATTGTGGGATTAGTTTTTTTGAAGAAGGATTTGAATGGGAACAATACATAAAAGCAAAAGAGTTTATTAGGAAGCATTATCAGCATCACATTGATTTTTTAGAGTCGCTGCCTTTATATCATGAAACAGATAAATACATATTCGTTCACGCTGGAGTTAATCCTTTTTATGAAGACTGGCGAAATCAACCTGAGAGTGACTTCATTTGGATTAGAGATATATTCTTTAACAATAAGACTGGATTAGAGAAGAAGATTGTATTTGGTCATACACCCTGCATCCATTTACATGATAGAGAAGATATTTGGTTTGATCCAAAAGGCGATAAGATTGGAATTGATGGAGCCTGTGCTTACGGACTACAGATGAACCTGCTTGAAATTACTGAAGAAGGAACATACATAGAACATTGTGTGCGTAGAGGCGAAATACATGATTAA
- a CDS encoding sigma-70 family RNA polymerase sigma factor — MINKTLNYKRDPNLNNEELIKEAKLTNNKELRDKIINNNIPFVKSLADRWYKRGVREEFDDLLGMGMVALMKAYNTYDTNKNIKFTSYLGKVVWKEFMAHSRYKSMKCRSKFSSISFNETLHKSKGTDEEKLLAEVISNDSHLDYLTVEDEMFNTHLVKQMDALLAKKERVVADKYFFEGKSISEIGVELGVSRQAAHQAFQRTIKRLKPIYTNWEVV; from the coding sequence ATGATTAACAAGACTTTAAATTATAAAAGAGATCCTAACTTGAACAATGAAGAGTTGATTAAAGAGGCAAAGCTAACAAACAATAAAGAACTTAGAGATAAGATTATAAATAATAATATTCCATTTGTTAAAAGCCTAGCTGACCGTTGGTATAAACGAGGAGTCCGGGAAGAGTTTGATGATCTATTGGGTATGGGAATGGTAGCACTAATGAAGGCTTATAATACATATGACACGAACAAGAATATTAAATTTACTTCATATCTTGGAAAAGTGGTATGGAAAGAATTTATGGCACATTCCAGATATAAAAGCATGAAATGTCGAAGTAAGTTCTCCAGTATTAGTTTCAATGAAACCCTTCATAAATCGAAAGGCACAGATGAAGAAAAACTGCTTGCTGAGGTTATTTCAAATGACAGTCACCTAGATTATCTGACAGTCGAGGATGAAATGTTCAATACACATTTAGTTAAACAAATGGATGCATTGTTGGCGAAGAAGGAAAGAGTTGTTGCTGACAAGTACTTTTTTGAAGGGAAAAGCATATCGGAAATTGGAGTTGAACTTGGTGTGTCGCGTCAGGCAGCGCATCAAGCTTTTCAAAGAACAATAAAACGACTGAAACCAATCTATACTAATTGGGAAGTGGTTTAA
- a CDS encoding IDEAL domain-containing protein, which yields MKFLNQNDIFQILRKSLKKHYGNFTSEPKIEIDVDVMASKYDFYSRKISFSGKIVSFKYSEEIYKRRLTLKEIEGMIELELGGEVNVAAYINEIEEVLTRDSYNKHTVLVATVTNEELLLDKDCIMTLIDIAIDMNDKEWFIELTHKYNQLQLNMSSTKV from the coding sequence ATGAAATTTTTGAATCAAAATGATATTTTTCAAATTTTAAGGAAGTCTCTCAAGAAGCATTATGGCAATTTCACTAGTGAACCTAAGATTGAAATTGATGTTGATGTAATGGCTAGTAAATATGATTTTTATTCGAGAAAAATTAGTTTTAGTGGAAAGATTGTATCTTTTAAATATAGTGAGGAAATCTATAAGAGAAGACTTACTTTGAAAGAAATTGAGGGAATGATTGAATTAGAGTTAGGCGGAGAAGTAAATGTTGCAGCATACATAAATGAGATTGAAGAAGTGTTAACAAGAGATAGTTACAATAAACACACTGTTTTAGTGGCTACAGTGACAAACGAAGAACTTTTATTAGATAAAGATTGCATCATGACTTTAATCGACATAGCTATTGATATGAACGATAAAGAGTGGTTTATTGAGCTAACACATAAATATAATCAATTACAGTTGAATATGAGTTCAACTAAAGTTTGA
- a CDS encoding ParM/StbA family protein, with translation MLNTVNLDLGFSWTKAEKGGVIYRQPSIIGEAKDMFDQNIEANHFIFNDEMFVGTLALNYSDIKYFSLNNNKAEAETSDILLKTVLGYLARRERVNLVTGLPINFYFKQREAFEEKLLGLADQGEYKIKKGRGKSFLVQPIVEKCKLVPQGLGIVMDYLLGDNGKIAKLKAAQLRILTIDLGFYTINLLGLDDSKIMKESKSIVLGVEKAYKLLQAYIHKLTGTSPELYELDPYVISGKYNGYDISPLIKKAFKSLAMQIKNEIESLNMNFDIYLVAGGAAHFVFDYLDLPNKVLMDQFAQTRGYRKIGKKSWK, from the coding sequence TTGCTTAATACGGTTAACTTAGATCTGGGATTTAGTTGGACTAAGGCAGAAAAGGGAGGGGTGATTTACAGACAGCCATCAATTATAGGCGAAGCAAAAGATATGTTTGATCAAAATATTGAAGCTAATCATTTTATATTTAATGATGAAATGTTTGTTGGAACTCTTGCACTTAACTACAGTGACATAAAATACTTTTCATTAAATAACAATAAGGCAGAAGCTGAAACAAGTGACATACTACTAAAGACTGTATTGGGCTATTTAGCACGAAGAGAAAGGGTTAATCTAGTTACTGGTCTTCCAATTAATTTTTATTTTAAGCAGAGAGAAGCTTTTGAGGAGAAATTGCTGGGACTGGCTGATCAAGGTGAGTACAAAATAAAAAAAGGTCGAGGAAAGAGTTTTTTAGTTCAACCAATAGTTGAGAAGTGTAAGCTAGTACCTCAAGGACTTGGAATAGTAATGGATTATTTATTAGGAGACAATGGTAAAATAGCAAAATTGAAAGCCGCTCAATTACGAATTCTGACTATAGATTTGGGGTTTTATACAATCAACCTCTTAGGGCTTGATGACTCAAAAATAATGAAAGAGTCTAAGAGTATAGTGCTAGGAGTAGAAAAAGCTTATAAATTACTACAAGCCTACATACACAAATTGACTGGGACTTCTCCAGAACTTTATGAACTAGATCCATATGTCATTTCAGGAAAATATAATGGATACGATATTTCGCCTCTTATTAAAAAGGCATTTAAATCACTTGCCATGCAAATTAAGAACGAAATTGAGAGTCTGAATATGAACTTTGATATTTATTTGGTTGCTGGTGGTGCAGCTCACTTTGTTTTTGATTACCTCGATCTTCCAAATAAAGTCTTAATGGATCAGTTTGCTCAAACAAGAGGATATCGGAAGATAGGCAAGAAATCATGGAAATAG
- a CDS encoding AAA family ATPase, with protein MDESSRRITVNESRINVVFKSQEAYEAISEQNEEIPLTSNHYESAADIFKDLDDMIGLEKVKELVYEIYALIQVQKLRSEEGLKSSNQVYHMIFKGNPGTGKTTVARIASKLLNRMGILSKGHLIEVERADLVGEYIGHTAQKTRDLVKKAMGGILFIDEAYSLARGGDKDFGKEAIDCLVKVMEDRSDDLIIILAGYPDEMGMFLRTNTGLPSRFPIQIDFQDYTTDELMLIAVKMAYEKDYNITSDALIKLREIIQIEKDSRSNFSNARYVRNVIEKAIRHQAVRIMSRRVKISKQNLMDILPRDISNSNVEMNKRESIILP; from the coding sequence GTGGATGAAAGCTCTAGAAGGATTACTGTTAATGAATCAAGGATCAATGTTGTTTTTAAAAGTCAGGAGGCTTATGAAGCAATATCTGAACAAAACGAAGAAATTCCATTAACCAGTAATCATTACGAATCCGCAGCAGACATATTTAAGGATTTAGACGATATGATTGGACTTGAAAAGGTAAAAGAACTTGTGTACGAAATTTATGCATTAATACAGGTACAAAAACTTAGAAGTGAAGAAGGTCTTAAAAGTAGTAATCAGGTATACCATATGATATTCAAAGGAAATCCCGGTACAGGGAAGACGACAGTGGCAAGAATAGCTTCTAAGTTGCTAAACAGAATGGGTATCCTTAGTAAAGGTCATCTAATTGAAGTAGAGCGAGCAGATTTAGTTGGAGAATACATTGGTCACACCGCACAAAAAACACGAGATCTTGTTAAGAAGGCTATGGGAGGTATTCTTTTTATTGATGAAGCCTACAGTTTGGCTAGAGGAGGAGATAAAGATTTTGGAAAGGAAGCTATAGATTGTCTTGTAAAAGTCATGGAGGATAGAAGCGATGATTTAATAATTATCCTTGCTGGATATCCAGATGAGATGGGGATGTTTCTTAGAACAAATACAGGTCTCCCATCTCGGTTTCCAATACAAATAGATTTTCAGGATTACACAACAGATGAGCTAATGTTAATTGCAGTAAAGATGGCATATGAAAAAGACTACAACATTACCTCTGATGCACTTATAAAGCTTAGAGAAATAATTCAGATTGAGAAAGACTCAAGAAGTAATTTTAGCAATGCACGTTATGTTCGTAATGTGATTGAAAAAGCGATTCGACACCAAGCTGTCAGAATAATGAGTAGACGTGTGAAGATTTCTAAGCAAAATTTAATGGATATTTTGCCACGAGATATATCAAATTCAAATGTTGAAATGAATAAAAGAGAATCTATCATATTGCCATAA
- a CDS encoding PHP domain-containing protein, which translates to MFCNYHNHRDYSNIFTPDCSVKIDDYVKRSKELDHKILSSMEHGFQGRYFDTYDVAKKEGLKFIFGTEAYWVKDRFEKDNTNGHMCIFAKSEKGRRDINRILSEANETGYYYKPRVDLDLISTLDPNEVFVTSACIAFWQYEDIEKIVLDLNSYFGKNFMLEVQAHHTDPQRKLHKRILDISAKHNIELIAGCDSHFIYPEQAKDRNAVLEAKGIRYENEDGWFMDYPDGQTFKQRFLDQGVLNEPQIDQAIKNTMIFMDFDDYDSDLIKVFSNDIKLPTIYPDLTQEQRDHKYKQLLNSKWRETKSTIPKEKHTKYIDEIRKEGSVVVNTKMSDYFLIDHEIVKEAVSMGGIITSTGRGSGVSFYTNTLLGFSKVDRISAPVHLYPERFMSESRILQTKSLPDLDLNLGNPEVFIAAQKKVLGEGHSYPMIAYGTFKRKSGFKLYAKSQSLDFDIANEVSKQLENYENDLKYAEDDEQDLIDVYDYVDEKYHHLIKESEKYTGIISDKKPHPCGHLIYQGNIKEEIGLIRIKSESTKKEVIAALIDGDIAERKKFLKNDLLKVDVVKTTYDTYKRIGLQVHSETELLDVIKDNDKVWDIYASGLTVGVNQVEKYSTTQKVMKYKPKNISELTAFIAAIRPSFKSMYHTFESRKPFAYGISSFDNLIQTEEMKNSFVLYQEQTMATLAYAGFPSDETYGIIKAISKKKPAVVKPLKERFLKGFSDKILAKENVTEQEAFDMSDKVWKIIEDSSGYGFNASHAYSYALDSVYCAYLKSHYPLFFYESLLRHFSEKKNKDKLGLLKEEMQRGFNIKDGGIKFGTDNRSFVADEKTNSIYADLSGIKYMNTKIAEELFELRVNTYEYFIDLLVDISQKTSVNSRQLKILIMLNYFDDFGHSGYLMKIFDEFNEGKYKYKKTYVAKTIETRLTELRRIEKELKVNNVPEVLPNETIMFQIEHMGYADAKYPNVNASWCVVTDLDTKYSPKLTLYNLRRGEERIFKMDKKTFNTRDASLRINKGDLIEITGFKKKARQIPDGNGGFKPTDQIDIWITGYSKYTDKEKLHG; encoded by the coding sequence GTGTTTTGTAATTATCATAATCATCGAGACTATAGCAATATTTTTACACCAGATTGTTCGGTTAAAATTGATGACTATGTGAAAAGATCAAAAGAACTAGACCATAAGATACTCTCTAGTATGGAACATGGATTTCAAGGAAGGTATTTTGATACATATGATGTAGCAAAAAAAGAGGGCTTAAAATTCATTTTTGGCACAGAGGCTTACTGGGTAAAGGATAGATTTGAAAAAGATAATACTAATGGTCACATGTGTATTTTCGCTAAATCAGAAAAGGGCAGAAGAGATATTAATCGGATTCTTTCTGAAGCCAATGAAACAGGTTACTATTACAAGCCTCGTGTTGATTTGGATCTGATTTCAACTCTCGATCCTAATGAGGTATTTGTCACAAGCGCATGTATTGCTTTTTGGCAATATGAGGATATTGAAAAAATTGTGCTTGATTTGAACTCATATTTCGGTAAGAATTTTATGCTTGAGGTACAAGCGCACCATACAGATCCTCAACGAAAACTTCATAAAAGAATATTAGATATTTCGGCAAAGCATAATATTGAATTAATTGCAGGTTGTGATAGTCATTTTATTTATCCTGAACAAGCTAAGGATAGAAATGCTGTACTAGAAGCAAAAGGAATTCGATATGAAAATGAAGATGGTTGGTTTATGGATTATCCAGATGGTCAAACATTTAAGCAGCGCTTTTTGGATCAAGGAGTGTTAAACGAACCACAAATAGATCAAGCAATCAAGAACACTATGATCTTTATGGATTTTGATGACTATGATTCTGATTTAATTAAAGTCTTTAGTAATGACATTAAGTTACCTACCATATATCCAGATTTAACACAGGAACAGCGAGATCATAAGTATAAGCAGCTTTTAAATAGTAAGTGGAGAGAAACTAAAAGTACTATTCCAAAAGAGAAACATACAAAATACATAGATGAAATTCGAAAAGAAGGTTCGGTTGTTGTTAATACTAAAATGTCTGACTACTTCTTAATTGACCATGAAATAGTCAAAGAAGCTGTAAGTATGGGCGGTATTATCACATCCACAGGTCGTGGCTCAGGAGTTTCCTTTTATACAAATACTCTACTAGGATTTTCAAAAGTAGATAGAATTTCCGCTCCTGTACATCTGTATCCAGAAAGATTTATGAGTGAAAGCAGAATTTTGCAAACAAAATCCCTGCCCGATCTTGATCTTAATTTAGGGAATCCTGAAGTATTTATTGCTGCTCAGAAAAAAGTGCTAGGTGAGGGACATTCTTATCCTATGATTGCTTATGGAACCTTCAAACGCAAGTCTGGATTCAAGTTATATGCCAAATCACAAAGCCTTGATTTTGATATTGCAAATGAGGTGTCCAAGCAGTTAGAAAATTATGAGAACGACTTAAAATATGCTGAAGATGATGAACAAGATTTGATTGATGTATACGATTATGTTGACGAGAAGTATCATCATCTAATCAAGGAAAGTGAAAAGTATACAGGTATCATTTCAGATAAAAAGCCTCATCCATGTGGACACTTAATTTATCAAGGAAACATTAAAGAAGAAATTGGCCTTATCAGAATAAAGAGCGAATCAACTAAAAAAGAAGTAATTGCTGCCTTGATTGATGGTGATATCGCTGAACGCAAAAAATTTCTTAAGAATGATCTTCTCAAAGTAGATGTTGTAAAAACTACATATGATACTTATAAAAGAATCGGTTTACAAGTTCATTCGGAGACTGAATTGCTAGATGTAATAAAAGATAATGATAAAGTATGGGATATTTATGCCAGTGGATTAACCGTAGGAGTTAATCAAGTTGAGAAATATTCTACAACACAAAAAGTAATGAAATACAAGCCGAAAAATATTTCTGAGTTAACTGCTTTTATTGCTGCAATCCGTCCTTCTTTTAAATCAATGTATCATACATTCGAAAGTAGAAAACCTTTTGCATATGGAATAAGCAGCTTCGACAATTTAATACAAACTGAAGAAATGAAAAACTCGTTTGTATTGTACCAAGAACAAACTATGGCTACACTTGCCTATGCAGGATTTCCTTCAGACGAAACATACGGGATTATTAAAGCAATCAGTAAGAAGAAACCTGCTGTAGTAAAACCACTCAAAGAACGATTTTTGAAAGGATTTAGTGATAAAATCCTCGCTAAAGAAAACGTGACCGAACAAGAAGCATTCGATATGAGTGATAAGGTTTGGAAAATTATCGAGGATTCAAGTGGATACGGATTTAATGCAAGCCATGCATACAGTTATGCTCTTGATTCGGTCTATTGTGCATATCTCAAGAGCCATTATCCTCTCTTTTTCTATGAATCACTTCTTAGGCATTTTTCAGAAAAGAAAAATAAAGACAAATTAGGGTTACTCAAAGAAGAGATGCAAAGAGGTTTCAACATCAAAGATGGTGGCATTAAATTTGGAACGGATAACAGAAGTTTTGTGGCAGATGAAAAAACCAATTCGATTTATGCTGACTTGTCTGGTATCAAATATATGAACACAAAGATTGCAGAAGAACTTTTTGAACTAAGAGTGAATACATATGAGTACTTTATTGATTTATTGGTAGATATATCTCAGAAGACATCTGTTAACTCTAGACAGTTAAAAATTTTGATTATGCTTAATTATTTTGATGACTTCGGACATAGTGGATATCTTATGAAAATATTTGATGAATTCAATGAAGGTAAATATAAATACAAAAAAACATATGTAGCTAAAACAATTGAAACCCGACTGACTGAGTTACGAAGAATCGAGAAGGAGTTAAAAGTAAACAATGTGCCGGAGGTTTTGCCGAATGAAACAATAATGTTTCAAATTGAACATATGGGCTATGCTGATGCAAAATATCCAAATGTTAACGCGAGTTGGTGCGTTGTTACCGACTTAGATACTAAATATTCTCCTAAGCTTACTTTATACAACTTAAGACGTGGAGAAGAACGAATATTTAAAATGGACAAAAAAACATTTAATACTAGAGATGCATCGCTTAGGATCAACAAGGGCGATTTGATTGAAATAACTGGTTTTAAAAAGAAAGCAAGACAAATTCCTGATGGAAATGGTGGCTTTAAGCCAACTGACCAGATAGATATTTGGATTACTGGTTATTCAAAATACACAGACAAGGAGAAATTACATGGATAG
- a CDS encoding crossover junction endodeoxyribonuclease RuvC — MSKYLYGFDLSMECTGLTIFELDTMKPILVTSISTSHFKKSATHGQKLKYIEDRMLEIIKQYPPTVVTIERGFSRFNTSTQVIYRVHGIINKLFYQTEQIYYPPKTVKEAICRGDATKKYVQDTIKKVYSNIIFENEDESDSFAVALTYLIKNKLIEWNKLEIKKKRTIRKCE; from the coding sequence ATGAGTAAATACTTGTATGGATTTGACTTAAGTATGGAATGTACTGGATTAACTATTTTTGAACTCGATACAATGAAACCTATTTTAGTTACAAGTATCTCGACCTCACATTTCAAGAAATCTGCTACTCATGGACAAAAACTTAAATACATAGAAGATAGAATGTTAGAGATTATAAAACAATATCCTCCAACAGTAGTAACAATTGAACGTGGATTCAGTAGGTTTAATACAAGTACACAGGTCATATATAGAGTCCATGGAATCATTAACAAGCTTTTTTATCAAACTGAACAAATATATTATCCACCAAAAACCGTCAAGGAGGCTATTTGTCGAGGGGATGCCACTAAAAAGTATGTACAGGATACCATAAAGAAAGTTTATTCTAACATCATTTTTGAAAATGAAGACGAATCGGACTCTTTTGCGGTAGCACTCACGTATCTAATCAAGAATAAGCTAATCGAATGGAACAAATTAGAGATCAAGAAAAAAAGAACAATTAGAAAGTGTGAGTAA
- the hflX gene encoding GTPase HflX, with protein sequence MANSTHDTQTEMQDKAVLVSLITDEVKRSGINTEYSLEELVKLAETAGVEVLSVLTQNRESKDSKWFIGKGKVDELRAVAEELGANTAIFDQELSGAQVRNLEESLDLKIIDRTQLILDIFAQRAKTREGIIQVELAQLSYLLPRLSGHGKNLSRLGGGIGTRGPGESKLETDRRHIRDRISDLKRQLEEVTRHRYLHRERRQKAGIVQVALVGYTNAGKSTLLKQLTAADVYIENQLFATLDPTSRTMELPSGKEVILTDTVGFIQNLPHDLVASFRATLEEANEAHLILHVVDASSDMRDEQMKVVESILQQLGAADKPQIVLFNKKDACTPEQLEMLPSGEGYLKISAFDEADLLRIRELVQEHLSGDTLRFRIPAERGDLTSVLYRIGDVLLTEYDGNDVIYEVEIQRGEYEKYGHALSEFTES encoded by the coding sequence ATGGCGAACTCCACTCATGATACACAAACCGAAATGCAGGATAAGGCGGTACTGGTCAGTCTAATTACGGATGAAGTCAAACGATCTGGCATCAATACGGAATATTCGTTGGAAGAACTGGTGAAGCTGGCTGAAACAGCGGGAGTTGAAGTGCTGAGCGTTCTCACACAGAATAGGGAATCCAAGGACTCAAAATGGTTTATTGGCAAAGGAAAAGTAGATGAATTGCGTGCAGTTGCTGAAGAATTGGGAGCGAATACAGCTATTTTTGATCAGGAGCTATCGGGAGCTCAAGTACGAAATCTTGAAGAGAGCCTGGATCTCAAAATAATTGACCGGACACAGTTAATTCTGGACATTTTTGCTCAGCGTGCAAAGACACGGGAAGGTATTATCCAGGTTGAACTGGCGCAGTTGTCATACTTACTCCCTCGACTGTCTGGACACGGTAAAAATCTTTCGCGGCTCGGTGGCGGAATCGGGACACGTGGTCCTGGTGAAAGCAAGCTAGAGACGGACCGTCGTCACATTCGTGACCGAATCAGTGATCTGAAACGCCAACTTGAGGAAGTGACGCGTCATCGGTATTTACACAGGGAGCGTAGACAAAAGGCCGGCATCGTCCAGGTGGCACTCGTTGGCTATACAAATGCCGGCAAATCAACACTGTTGAAGCAACTGACAGCTGCCGATGTATATATTGAGAACCAACTATTTGCGACGCTTGATCCTACCTCTAGAACAATGGAACTGCCGAGTGGCAAAGAAGTTATTCTCACAGATACAGTAGGATTTATTCAAAATCTGCCTCATGATTTGGTTGCCTCTTTCCGGGCCACTTTGGAGGAGGCCAATGAGGCTCATCTCATTTTACATGTCGTGGACGCCTCCTCAGACATGCGTGACGAACAAATGAAAGTTGTAGAGTCAATCCTGCAACAGCTTGGGGCTGCGGACAAGCCTCAGATCGTATTGTTTAACAAAAAAGATGCTTGCACCCCTGAGCAATTGGAAATGCTCCCTTCTGGGGAAGGCTATTTGAAAATCAGTGCTTTTGATGAAGCAGATTTGCTACGCATTCGCGAACTGGTTCAGGAGCATCTGAGCGGTGACACACTGAGATTTCGTATTCCTGCGGAACGTGGGGATTTAACATCGGTGCTTTATCGAATTGGAGATGTACTGCTGACAGAGTATGATGGCAATGATGTCATTTATGAGGTAGAAATTCAAAGAGGAGAATACGAAAAGTATGGTCATGCACTTAGTGAGTTCACAGAAAGTTAA
- a CDS encoding aminotransferase class I/II-fold pyridoxal phosphate-dependent enzyme, with amino-acid sequence MVVFSPEIQQIQETVEHKIQERIQHIDHIVDANQWKVIQAFQRKQVSDFHFAGSTGYAYNDRGREVLEEVYADVFGAEAALVRPHFASGTHTIATALFGVLRPGDELLYITGRPYDTLHKVIGKPGDGTGSLQDFGVTYGETALTAEGKVDWKAVESAIHANTKVIGIQRSRGYDWRASFSVADIEEMTARVKKIKPDVIVFVDNCYGEFTEKLEPTQVGVDLMAGSLIKNPGGGIAETGGYICGKHQYVELASYRLTAPGIGGEVGAMLGTTRGIYQGLFLAPTLVGQAVKGSIFAAAVFEEMGFETKPAWHEERTDLIQAISFSGPEHLIAFVQGIQRAAAVDSHVVPEPWDMPGYEHPVIMAAGTFIQGGSLELSADAPIREPYIGYMQGGLTYSHVKYGVLMALQTMKERKLL; translated from the coding sequence ATGGTAGTTTTTAGTCCGGAAATCCAGCAAATTCAGGAAACAGTAGAACATAAAATACAAGAACGTATACAGCACATAGATCATATTGTGGATGCAAATCAGTGGAAGGTCATTCAGGCCTTCCAGCGCAAGCAAGTGAGCGATTTTCATTTTGCAGGTTCAACGGGATATGCTTACAATGACCGGGGGCGTGAAGTGCTGGAAGAGGTCTATGCAGATGTGTTCGGTGCGGAGGCAGCGTTGGTGCGTCCGCATTTTGCCTCGGGAACGCATACCATCGCTACGGCTTTATTTGGTGTGCTGCGTCCAGGGGATGAGTTGTTATACATTACAGGGCGACCTTATGATACCTTACACAAAGTGATTGGTAAGCCTGGCGATGGAACAGGATCATTGCAGGACTTTGGTGTTACTTATGGAGAGACAGCGCTGACAGCAGAAGGTAAGGTGGACTGGAAAGCGGTGGAGTCCGCAATCCATGCGAACACCAAAGTGATCGGTATCCAGCGCTCACGCGGCTATGATTGGAGAGCTTCCTTTAGTGTGGCAGATATTGAAGAAATGACGGCACGAGTGAAGAAGATAAAGCCTGATGTTATTGTCTTTGTGGACAATTGCTACGGGGAATTTACTGAGAAGCTGGAACCTACCCAGGTCGGTGTCGATTTGATGGCAGGTTCGTTGATTAAAAATCCTGGTGGAGGTATTGCAGAAACGGGTGGATATATCTGCGGTAAACATCAATATGTAGAGCTGGCATCCTACCGATTAACAGCACCTGGTATTGGTGGAGAAGTAGGAGCCATGCTAGGCACTACACGGGGCATATACCAGGGGCTATTCCTTGCTCCTACATTGGTGGGGCAAGCAGTTAAAGGAAGCATATTCGCTGCTGCAGTCTTTGAAGAAATGGGGTTTGAGACCAAACCTGCTTGGCATGAAGAGCGTACGGATCTGATTCAGGCCATTTCTTTTAGCGGACCAGAACATCTAATTGCTTTTGTACAGGGCATTCAGCGCGCAGCCGCCGTGGATAGCCATGTGGTGCCAGAGCCGTGGGATATGCCGGGTTATGAGCATCCGGTTATTATGGCCGCAGGTACGTTTATACAAGGTGGAAGTTTGGAATTATCCGCAGATGCTCCGATTCGGGAGCCTTATATTGGTTACATGCAAGGCGGCTTAACCTACTCTCATGTCAAATATGGAGTACTTATGGCTCTGCAAACGATGAAAGAACGTAAATTATTGTGA
- a CDS encoding MerR family transcriptional regulator — protein MGDEIRRNMALFPIGIVMKLTDLSARQIRYYEQHNLIVPARTSGNQRLFSFNDVERLLEIKALIEKGVNIAGIKQVMNPVTKESEEATVITADTEVKRREMSDTQLHRLLKQQLVAGKRPGQVSLIQGELSRFFNKR, from the coding sequence ATGGGCGACGAAATTCGCAGAAATATGGCCTTATTTCCAATAGGTATTGTCATGAAGCTAACGGACTTGTCAGCACGTCAGATTCGTTATTATGAGCAGCATAATTTGATAGTTCCTGCCCGTACATCAGGTAACCAACGTCTTTTTTCATTTAATGACGTAGAGCGTCTGCTTGAAATTAAGGCGTTGATCGAGAAGGGTGTTAACATTGCAGGAATTAAACAAGTCATGAATCCGGTTACCAAGGAATCAGAGGAAGCTACAGTTATTACTGCAGATACGGAAGTCAAACGCCGTGAAATGTCCGATACTCAGCTTCATCGTTTGTTGAAACAACAACTTGTTGCAGGCAAAAGACCAGGACAGGTATCTTTGATCCAAGGCGAATTATCACGATTTTTCAACAAAAGATAA